From the Spiroplasma sp. BIUS-1 genome, one window contains:
- a CDS encoding ATP-binding cassette domain-containing protein has product MIKINKINKKFGEKTVLKNITFNLEKGKCYGIFGNNGVGKTTLTKIVFNEIIADSGEITLDEVNQKEIDYLKWYFFVENNELPADISVISYIKIIMNTHNIKNSDLNYNIETFKSFLDINLIKNTLIKKISAGQKKLLSLFIMVLLKPKVIFFDEPTANLDIANKDLLLKVIQQTIGPETYVIIITHLIEEVKDLIDHIIIIDDGEVTYDKKYDKQENITKIFRENTKNLNKDIEKIMGVSNA; this is encoded by the coding sequence CCGTATTAAAAAATATAACATTTAATCTTGAAAAAGGAAAGTGTTATGGTATTTTTGGTAATAATGGTGTTGGTAAAACAACCCTAACCAAGATAGTTTTTAATGAAATTATTGCAGACTCTGGTGAAATAACTTTGGATGAAGTAAATCAAAAAGAAATTGACTATTTAAAATGATATTTTTTTGTTGAAAACAATGAACTACCAGCAGATATTAGTGTAATTAGTTACATAAAAATTATTATGAATACTCATAATATAAAAAATAGTGATTTAAATTACAATATAGAAACTTTTAAAAGTTTTTTAGATATAAATTTAATTAAAAATACCTTGATTAAAAAAATATCTGCAGGTCAAAAAAAGCTTTTATCATTATTTATTATGGTCTTGTTAAAACCAAAAGTTATTTTTTTTGATGAACCAACAGCTAATTTAGATATTGCGAATAAAGATTTATTGCTAAAAGTTATTCAGCAAACAATTGGTCCAGAAACATATGTTATTATAATCACTCATTTAATTGAAGAGGTAAAAGATTTAATCGATCATATAATAATTATTGATGATGGTGAAGTAACCTATGATAAAAAATATGATAAACAAGAGAATATTACAAAAATATTTAGAGAAAATACAAAAAATTTAAATAAAGATATTGAAAAAATAATGGGGGTAAGTAATGCTTAA